The Halobacterium litoreum genome includes a region encoding these proteins:
- a CDS encoding FKBP-type peptidyl-prolyl cis-trans isomerase → MVSTGDRAVVHYVARLAGEDAGAVVDTTDVDVALAEDAYYGRRDYEPLVFEVGAGEVLAPIEDAVRQMDAGETREIEVDAGDVFGARSDERVVSVPREDLEARSDTDAAEGELVASEDGQTGWITDVGEERVEIDFNHELADERLSFEVRLLDVNPDENDGVGGGEEASGGDETEA, encoded by the coding sequence ATGGTCTCCACAGGCGACCGGGCGGTCGTCCACTACGTCGCGCGCCTCGCCGGCGAGGACGCGGGCGCGGTGGTCGACACGACGGACGTGGACGTAGCGCTCGCCGAGGACGCGTACTACGGCCGACGCGACTACGAACCGCTCGTGTTCGAGGTCGGCGCTGGCGAAGTTCTGGCGCCCATCGAGGACGCGGTGCGGCAGATGGACGCGGGCGAGACCCGAGAAATCGAGGTGGACGCGGGCGACGTGTTCGGGGCGCGGAGTGACGAGCGCGTGGTGTCGGTCCCGCGCGAGGACCTCGAAGCGCGCAGCGACACCGACGCGGCCGAGGGCGAACTGGTCGCGAGCGAGGACGGGCAGACCGGCTGGATTACCGACGTGGGCGAGGAGCGCGTCGAAATCGACTTCAACCACGAACTCGCGGACGAGCGGCTCAGTTTCGAGGTGCGACTGCTCGACGTGAACCCGGACGAAAACGACGGAGTGGGTGGCGGCGAGGAGGCGAGCGGGGGCGACGAGACCGAAGCGTGA
- the dnaK gene encoding molecular chaperone DnaK, producing the protein MASEKILGIDLGTTNSAFAVMEGGDPEIIVNGEGDRTTPSVVAFDEGERLIGKPAKNQAVQNPDETVESIKRHMGEEDYAVELDGEEYTPEQVSAMILQKIKRDAEEYLGHDVEKAVITVPAYFNDRQRQATKDAGEIAGFEVERIVNEPTAASMAYGLDEDSDQTVLVYDLGGGTFDVSILDLGAGVYEVVATNGDNDLGGDDWDEALIDHLADEFENNHGIDLRDDRQALQRLKDAAEEAKIELSSRKETTVNLPFVTATDSGPVHLEQDVTRATFENLTEDLIERTVGPTEQALEDAGLDKGDIDEVILVGGSTRMPQVQEKVEELVGQEPKKNVNPDEAVALGAAVQGGVLSGEVDDIVLVDVTPLSLGIEVKGGLFERLIEKNTAIPTTASKVFTTAADNQTSVQIRVFQGEREIADENEFLGDFHLSGIPPAPAGTPEIEVSFEIDADGIVNVEAEDKGSGNAESITIEGGAGLSDDQIEEMQEEAEAHAEEDEERRERIEARNEAETAIQRAENLLDENEELVDDDLEADVHDEIENVEEVLDDEDADADELEAATESLSETLQEIGKQAYQQQEAQAGAAGGAGGAGGMGGMGGAGGMGGAAGADGDGEDFVDADFEDVDEDEEN; encoded by the coding sequence ATGGCGAGTGAGAAGATTCTGGGCATCGACCTCGGCACCACGAACAGCGCGTTCGCGGTGATGGAGGGCGGCGACCCCGAAATCATCGTGAACGGCGAAGGCGACCGCACCACCCCGTCGGTCGTCGCGTTCGACGAGGGCGAGCGACTCATCGGCAAACCCGCGAAGAATCAGGCCGTGCAGAACCCCGACGAGACCGTCGAGTCCATCAAGCGCCACATGGGCGAGGAGGACTACGCGGTCGAACTCGACGGCGAGGAGTACACGCCCGAGCAGGTCTCGGCGATGATTCTCCAGAAGATAAAGCGCGACGCCGAGGAGTACCTCGGCCACGACGTCGAGAAGGCCGTGATTACCGTTCCGGCCTACTTCAACGACCGCCAGCGGCAGGCGACCAAGGACGCCGGCGAAATCGCCGGCTTCGAGGTCGAACGCATCGTCAACGAGCCGACCGCCGCGTCGATGGCGTACGGCCTCGACGAGGACAGCGACCAGACGGTCCTCGTCTACGACCTCGGCGGCGGGACGTTCGACGTCTCCATCCTCGACCTCGGCGCGGGCGTCTACGAGGTCGTCGCGACGAACGGCGACAACGACCTCGGCGGCGACGACTGGGACGAAGCCCTCATCGACCACCTCGCCGACGAGTTCGAGAACAACCACGGCATCGACCTGCGCGACGACCGGCAGGCCCTCCAGCGTCTCAAAGACGCCGCCGAGGAGGCGAAAATCGAACTCTCCTCGCGGAAGGAGACGACGGTCAATCTGCCGTTCGTCACCGCGACCGACTCCGGCCCGGTCCACCTCGAACAGGACGTCACGCGCGCCACGTTCGAGAACCTCACCGAGGACCTCATCGAGCGCACGGTCGGCCCGACGGAGCAGGCCCTCGAAGACGCCGGCCTCGACAAGGGCGACATCGACGAGGTCATCCTCGTCGGCGGGTCCACCCGGATGCCCCAGGTCCAAGAGAAAGTCGAGGAACTGGTCGGGCAGGAACCGAAGAAGAACGTCAACCCCGACGAAGCCGTCGCGCTCGGCGCGGCCGTGCAGGGCGGCGTCCTCTCCGGTGAAGTCGACGACATCGTGCTCGTGGACGTGACGCCGCTCTCGCTCGGTATCGAAGTGAAAGGCGGTCTCTTCGAGCGCCTCATCGAGAAGAACACCGCCATCCCGACCACCGCCTCGAAGGTGTTCACCACGGCGGCTGACAACCAGACGAGCGTCCAGATTCGCGTCTTCCAGGGCGAGCGCGAAATCGCCGACGAGAACGAGTTCCTCGGCGACTTCCACCTCTCGGGCATCCCGCCGGCGCCCGCCGGCACCCCCGAAATCGAGGTGTCCTTCGAAATCGACGCCGACGGCATCGTGAACGTCGAAGCCGAGGACAAGGGCTCCGGCAACGCCGAGTCCATCACCATCGAGGGCGGCGCGGGCCTCAGCGACGACCAGATCGAGGAGATGCAAGAAGAGGCCGAGGCCCACGCCGAGGAAGACGAGGAGCGCCGCGAGCGCATCGAAGCGCGCAACGAGGCCGAGACGGCCATCCAGCGCGCGGAGAACCTCCTCGACGAGAACGAGGAACTCGTCGACGACGACCTCGAAGCCGACGTTCACGACGAAATCGAGAACGTCGAGGAAGTCCTCGACGACGAGGACGCCGACGCCGACGAACTCGAAGCCGCGACCGAGAGCCTGAGCGAGACGCTCCAGGAAATCGGCAAGCAGGCCTACCAGCAACAGGAAGCGCAGGCCGGCGCGGCCGGCGGCGCTGGCGGTGCTGGCGGCATGGGCGGCATGGGCGGTGCCGGTGGCATGGGCGGCGCCGCGGGCGCCGACGGCGACGGCGAGGACTTCGTCGACGCCGACTTCGAAGACGTTGACGAAGACGAAGAGAACTAA
- a CDS encoding DEAD/DEAH box helicase: MSARRVPRAVTVRLAFEDGTLRVDTEDRDLLDALPGVAYDERTETGRAPAMRYAAVVDALRHRGIEFDDDALAAERLDVTSTYELRDYQRDALDAWQTNDRRGVLELPTGSGKTVIGLKAIEAVGETALVVVPTIDLLTQWRRELAREFDCELGQLGGGEQTVGEITVATYDSAYLRADDLGDRFGLVVFDEVHHLGGEGFRDTARLLAAPARLGLTATFERPDGAHETIADLVGDAVYRLSADDLAGDHLADYDVKRIEVPLTAEEREAYEDAQGTFTDYLQQSNIQFRSGSDYQELVKRSGTDPRARAALLAKQRARRIVRESDAKVAELTEILDRHRGDRVIVFTASTDLVYRLSERFLLPAITHETGASERRDVLSKFRDGTYSRVVTANVLDEGVDVPDANVAVVFAGSGSEREFTQRLGRILRPKADGERALLYELVSADTAEERVADRRR; this comes from the coding sequence ATGTCGGCCCGGCGCGTACCGCGGGCCGTGACGGTTCGCCTCGCGTTCGAGGACGGCACGCTGCGCGTCGACACCGAGGACCGCGACCTGCTGGACGCGCTCCCCGGCGTCGCCTACGACGAGCGCACGGAGACGGGGCGCGCGCCGGCGATGCGGTACGCCGCGGTCGTAGACGCGCTCCGCCACCGCGGCATCGAGTTCGACGACGACGCGCTCGCCGCGGAGCGACTCGACGTGACGTCGACCTACGAGCTGCGAGACTACCAGCGCGACGCCCTCGACGCGTGGCAGACCAACGACCGGCGGGGGGTACTCGAACTCCCCACCGGCTCCGGGAAGACGGTCATCGGCCTGAAGGCCATCGAGGCGGTCGGCGAGACGGCGCTCGTCGTCGTCCCCACAATCGACTTGCTGACGCAGTGGCGACGCGAACTCGCCCGCGAGTTCGACTGCGAACTCGGCCAGCTCGGCGGCGGCGAGCAGACCGTCGGCGAGATTACGGTGGCGACCTACGACTCCGCGTACCTGCGCGCCGACGACCTCGGCGACCGCTTCGGCCTCGTCGTCTTCGACGAGGTCCACCACCTCGGCGGCGAGGGGTTCCGCGACACCGCCCGACTGCTCGCCGCGCCCGCGCGCCTCGGCCTCACCGCGACGTTCGAGCGCCCCGACGGCGCCCACGAGACAATCGCCGACCTCGTCGGCGACGCGGTCTACCGGCTCTCAGCGGACGACCTCGCGGGCGACCACCTCGCGGACTACGACGTGAAGCGAATCGAGGTCCCCCTGACCGCCGAGGAACGCGAGGCCTACGAGGACGCACAGGGGACGTTCACCGACTACCTCCAGCAGTCGAACATCCAGTTCCGCTCCGGGAGCGACTACCAGGAACTCGTCAAGCGCTCGGGCACCGACCCGCGAGCGCGGGCGGCCCTGCTCGCGAAACAGCGCGCCCGCCGCATCGTCCGCGAGAGCGACGCCAAGGTCGCGGAACTCACGGAGATTCTGGACCGCCACCGGGGCGACCGCGTCATCGTGTTCACCGCGTCGACGGACCTCGTCTACCGGCTCTCCGAGCGCTTCTTGCTCCCCGCCATCACCCACGAGACTGGCGCGAGCGAGCGCCGCGACGTCCTCTCGAAGTTCCGTGACGGCACGTACTCGCGGGTCGTCACCGCGAACGTCCTCGACGAGGGCGTCGACGTGCCGGACGCGAACGTCGCCGTGGTGTTCGCGGGCAGCGGGAGCGAGCGAGAGTTCACCCAGCGCCTCGGGCGCATCCTCCGCCCGAAAGCCGACGGGGAGCGCGCGCTCCTCTACGAACTCGTGAGCGCGGACACCGCCGAAGAACGAGTCGCGGACCGCCGGCGCTAG
- a CDS encoding nucleotide exchange factor GrpE, which produces MSNDAEGAAEAAEDADADAQAPAESEQALADRVREQAGDDLASDVADLESRVAELEAELSDAREEVDDLTERLQTKQADFQNYKQRAKRKQDQIRERATEDLVERLLDVRDNLGRALDEDSDDVEALREGVELTRKEFDRVLESEGVEEIRPEPGADVDAQRHEVMMRVDSDQPAGTVEDVYRPGYEMADKVLRTAQVTVSDDE; this is translated from the coding sequence ATGAGCAACGACGCCGAGGGAGCCGCGGAGGCGGCCGAGGACGCCGACGCGGACGCGCAGGCACCGGCGGAGTCCGAGCAGGCGCTCGCGGACCGCGTGCGCGAGCAAGCGGGCGACGACCTCGCCAGCGACGTGGCAGACCTCGAATCGCGCGTCGCGGAACTGGAAGCCGAGCTTTCGGACGCCCGCGAGGAGGTCGACGACCTGACCGAGCGCCTCCAGACGAAGCAGGCCGACTTCCAGAACTACAAGCAGCGCGCGAAGCGCAAACAGGACCAGATTCGGGAGCGCGCCACGGAGGACCTCGTGGAGCGCTTACTGGACGTGCGGGACAACCTCGGGCGCGCGCTCGACGAGGACAGCGACGACGTCGAGGCGCTCCGGGAGGGCGTGGAACTGACGCGCAAGGAGTTCGACCGCGTGCTCGAATCGGAGGGCGTCGAGGAGATTCGCCCGGAGCCGGGCGCGGACGTGGACGCCCAGCGCCACGAGGTGATGATGCGCGTCGACAGCGACCAGCCGGCGGGCACCGTCGAGGACGTCTACCGGCCGGGCTACGAGATGGCGGACAAGGTCCTGCGGACGGCGCAGGTCACGGTCAGCGACGACGAGTAG
- a CDS encoding plastocyanin/azurin family copper-binding protein — protein sequence MQDRRAFLRRCGVAAVAVASAGCIEAPAGGGGGDGTTTATTTTATTTATTTEAGNVVDVDAGPEGRLRFDPEDVDIALGDTVRWTFRSPGHNVTSLPGASEKCRNPEGAEPFASYEGDAHFSINDVGEVFEHTFEVAGEYVYVCAPHAGQGMVGTVTVSG from the coding sequence ATGCAGGACAGACGAGCGTTCCTCCGGCGGTGTGGCGTCGCGGCGGTCGCAGTCGCGAGCGCGGGCTGTATCGAAGCCCCGGCGGGCGGCGGTGGGGGCGACGGAACGACCACCGCGACGACGACCACCGCGACGACGACGGCCACGACGACCGAAGCCGGAAACGTCGTGGACGTGGACGCCGGGCCCGAGGGACGCCTCCGGTTCGACCCCGAGGACGTGGACATCGCGCTCGGAGACACGGTCCGGTGGACGTTCCGCAGTCCCGGCCACAACGTCACCAGTCTCCCCGGCGCGTCCGAGAAATGCCGGAACCCGGAGGGCGCGGAGCCGTTCGCCTCCTACGAGGGGGACGCGCACTTCTCTATCAACGACGTCGGCGAGGTGTTCGAGCACACCTTCGAGGTGGCCGGCGAGTACGTCTACGTCTGTGCGCCCCACGCCGGTCAGGGGATGGTCGGCACGGTCACGGTATCTGGTTAG
- a CDS encoding sulfite oxidase has translation MTERDASDRPTGDRARDRYLKRRRFLAATGATGVALLAGCQGGDGGQDTTTTETTGTTEATTTETTETTETTTEPEGPSLAEKYPGLRILSPEPENAEAAARETYTDFVTPVEEFYIRNHYVSPEIEESEWSISLTGMVDEEVDVSMQELKEEFPTETVFHTMQCSGNGRSYFEPQVGGNQWTFGAVGNAEWTGTPLSAVLEAYGADTADDMWVSVMGGDAPDGEDIFTRSIPMSKVMDDCMLAYEMNGRPLPKEHGFPVRILVPGWFGNNNVKWVNRLHVMDMMVYGDEWETDEQRLYTHWQQYSYRIIPEEDDEAEQYQSIDIYDTYDQMQATDQIRNAYLYDQLVKSLIGFPGEDSTVSPRRDGTIEVVGAAWAGDETVETVEVSADGGETWNEAEFLQPALGEYTWRLFRYVWEPEPGDYTLVSRATDARGRSQPATVSAPEDQLRGIQNDQFPWNQDGYANNAYMPHAVNVTVE, from the coding sequence ATGACAGAGCGCGATGCCAGCGACAGACCGACCGGCGACCGAGCACGCGACCGCTACCTGAAGCGTCGGCGCTTCCTGGCCGCGACCGGCGCGACCGGCGTCGCGCTCCTCGCCGGCTGTCAGGGGGGCGACGGCGGGCAGGACACCACGACCACCGAGACGACAGGCACGACCGAAGCGACCACCACTGAGACAACGGAGACAACCGAAACCACCACCGAACCCGAGGGACCGTCGCTCGCCGAGAAGTATCCGGGGTTGCGCATCCTCTCGCCGGAGCCCGAGAACGCCGAGGCCGCGGCCCGCGAGACGTACACCGACTTCGTCACGCCCGTCGAGGAGTTCTACATCCGGAACCACTACGTCTCCCCCGAGATAGAGGAGAGCGAGTGGTCGATATCCCTCACCGGGATGGTCGACGAGGAAGTCGACGTGTCGATGCAGGAACTCAAGGAGGAGTTCCCCACGGAGACCGTCTTCCACACGATGCAGTGCTCGGGGAACGGCCGGTCGTACTTCGAGCCACAGGTCGGCGGGAACCAGTGGACGTTCGGCGCCGTCGGCAACGCCGAGTGGACGGGCACGCCACTCTCCGCAGTCCTCGAAGCCTACGGCGCGGACACAGCCGACGACATGTGGGTGTCCGTGATGGGCGGCGACGCGCCGGACGGCGAGGACATCTTCACGCGCTCCATCCCGATGTCGAAGGTGATGGACGACTGCATGCTCGCCTACGAGATGAACGGCCGCCCGCTCCCGAAGGAACACGGCTTCCCGGTGCGCATCCTCGTCCCCGGGTGGTTCGGCAACAACAACGTGAAGTGGGTGAATCGGCTGCACGTGATGGACATGATGGTGTACGGGGACGAGTGGGAGACCGACGAACAGCGCCTCTACACCCACTGGCAGCAGTACTCCTACCGCATCATCCCGGAGGAGGACGACGAGGCCGAGCAGTACCAGTCCATCGACATCTACGACACGTACGACCAGATGCAGGCGACCGACCAGATTCGGAACGCCTACCTCTACGACCAACTCGTGAAGTCGCTCATCGGCTTCCCCGGCGAGGACTCGACCGTCTCGCCGCGCCGCGACGGCACCATCGAGGTGGTCGGCGCCGCGTGGGCGGGCGACGAGACGGTCGAGACCGTCGAGGTGTCGGCGGACGGCGGCGAGACGTGGAACGAGGCGGAGTTCCTCCAGCCGGCGCTCGGCGAGTACACGTGGCGGCTGTTCCGGTACGTCTGGGAGCCCGAACCCGGTGACTACACGCTCGTCTCGCGAGCCACGGACGCCCGCGGCCGCAGCCAGCCGGCCACTGTCTCCGCGCCCGAAGACCAACTCCGCGGCATCCAGAACGACCAGTTCCCGTGGAATCAGGACGGCTACGCGAACAACGCCTACATGCCTCACGCCGTGAACGTCACCGTCGAGTGA